One part of the Vicia villosa cultivar HV-30 ecotype Madison, WI linkage group LG6, Vvil1.0, whole genome shotgun sequence genome encodes these proteins:
- the LOC131610269 gene encoding cell number regulator 8: MADDNKKLNHDEEASPLLHHHHHHHQQPQQQQPKATEQQPTQQELFHLWTADGVPMADGSVMGQPIPRSPWNSSVCACLGQSDHFCSSDLEVCLLGSVAPCVLYGSNVERLGSNNPGTFANHCLHYSGLYVIGNSCCGWNCLAPWFSYPSRTAIRRRFNLEGSCEALNRSCGCCGSFLEDDAQREQCELACDFATHFFCHACALCQEARELRRRVPHPGFNAQPVLVMIPPAEQAMGRGA; the protein is encoded by the exons atggcTGATGATAACAAGAAACTCAATCACGACGAGGAGGCAAGTCCTCttctccaccaccaccaccaccaccaccaacaaccacaacaacaacaacctaaaGCAACCGAACAACAACCAACACAGCAGGAGCTTTTTCATCTATGGACCGCCGACGGTGTTCCCATGGCCGACGGAAGCGTAATGGGCCAGCCTATTCCTCGTTCTCCTTGGAATTCCAGCGTCTGTGCTTGTCTCGGTCAAAGCGATCACTTTTGCAGCAGCGATCTCGAAGTTT GTCTTCTTGGGAGTGTGGCTCCTTGTGTTCTGTATGGAAGCAACGTTGAGAGGCTTGGGTCGAATAATCCGGGGACATTTGCTAATCATTGTTTGCATTATTCTGGCCTCTATGTGATTGGGAATTCATGCTGTGGGTGGAATTGTCTTGCGCCGTGGTTTTCGTATCCTAGCCGGACTGCAATTCGTCGCAGGTTTAATTTAGAG GGAAGTTGTGAGGCACTTAATAGGTCATGTGGGTGCTGCGGAAGCTTTTTGGAAGATGACGCGCAACGCGAACAGTGCGAGTTGGCATGTGACTTTGCAACTCATTTCTTTTGTCATGCCTGTGCTCTTTGTCAAGAAGCCCGTGAGCTCCGCCGTAGAGTACCTCATCCTGGCTTCAATGCGCAACCAGTATTGGTCATGATCCCCCCTGCAGAGCAGGCAATGGGTCGCGGGGCTTAA
- the LOC131612578 gene encoding DNA-binding protein S1FA-like, translated as MSDKVPPSFDRANAGSQGFNPGLIVLLVVGGLLLTFLIGNFVLYSYAQKTIPPRKKKPVSKKKMKKERLKQGVSAPGE; from the exons ATGTCCGATAAAGTTCCCCCTTCCTTCGATCGCGCG AATGCTGGATCTCAAGGGTTCAACCCAGGCTTAATAGTTCTACTTGTTGTTGGAGGGTTGCTATTGACATTCCTCATTGGAAACTTTGTCCTCTACTCTTATGCACAGAAGACTATTCCTCCTAGGAAAAAGAAGCCAGTCtcaaaaaagaagatgaaaaaggagAGACTGAAGCAAGGTGTCTCTGCACCTGGAGAGTAG
- the LOC131610270 gene encoding DNA-binding protein S1FA3-like, with amino-acid sequence MADDSEFAGKVPPNAGSQGFNPGLIVLLVVGGLLLTFLIGNFVLYTYAQKVIPPRKKKPVSKKKMKKERLRQGVSAPGE; translated from the exons ATGGCTGATGATTCTGAATTCGCCGGTAAAGTTCCTCCG aatGCTGGTTCTCAAGGGTTCAACCCAGGCTTAATAGTTCTACTTGTTGTTGGAGGGTTGCTATTGACCTTCCTGATTGGAAACTTTGTGCTCTACACTTACGCACAGAAGGTCATTCCTCCTAGGAAAAAGAAGCCTGTctcaaagaagaagatgaaaaaggaGAGACTGAGGCAAGGAGTCTCTGCACCTGGAGAGTAG
- the LOC131610268 gene encoding uncharacterized protein LOC131610268, with product MADTYSLSIIAEMDNLWFHQIILFSQPTTTLFVAKHVEKHVSISESSSSSSSSSSSSSILSLTPLLDEETSADESLSSPKQVSIISLPVQVGSIENKEEIKEILNKISHLNSSHLSGSSLPTTRNRPEKSRKNDKLQKTMSCRTLGDLELDEVKGFMDLGFIFKKEYISPRMISVVPGLQRICSFQDNKKTHSGSQIMDDASENDDGDDIVVEVYEDEKRDIMRPYLSEAWLIKKPDSPLLSMKVPKTCSADNMKKHLRVWAKTVASEVEQE from the exons ATGGCAGATACATATTCTTTAAGCATTATAGCAGAAATGGATAACCTTTGGTTTCATCAAATCATTCTTTTCTCACAACCAACAACAACACTATTTGTAGCAAAACATGTTGAAAAACATGTTTCTatatcagaatcttcttcttcttcttcttcatcatcatcatcatcatctattCTTTCTTTGACACCTCTACTAGATGAAGAAACTTCAGCAGATGAATCACTTTCTTCACCAAAACAAGTTTCAATAATTTCTTTACCAGTTCAG GTTGGTTCAATTGAAAACAAAGAAGAAATCAAGgaaatattaaacaaaatcagTCATTTGAATAGTTCACATTTATCAGGTTCATCGTTACCAACGACTCGAAACCGTCCCGAAAAATCGAGGAAAAATGATAAACTGCAAAAAACTATGAGTTGTAGGACACTTGGGGACCTTGAACTTGATGAAGTGAAGGGTTTTATGGATCTTGGTTTTATATTCAAGAAGGAATACATTAGTCCAAGAATGATTAGTGTTGTCCCTGGCTTGCAGAGAATTTGTTCATTCCAAGATAACAAAAAGACCCACTCAGGGTCACAAATAATGGATGATGCATCAGaaaatgatgatggtgatgatattGTTGTTGAAGTttatgaagatgaaaagagagatATCATGAGACCTTATTTATCAGAAGCATGGCTTATAAAGAAGCCTGATTCACCATTACTAAGCATGAAAGTTCCCAAGACTTGTTCAGCTGATAATATGAAGAAACATCTTAGGGTTTGGGCTAAAACAGTGGCCTCAGAAGTCGAACAAGAATGA